A region of Paenibacillus sp. 37 DNA encodes the following proteins:
- a CDS encoding helix-turn-helix transcriptional regulator produces MKQHRGGSGKMTDRLIRLMRIITLVQAKPGILARELAQRCETTERTIYRDMEALSAMHIPIANMGHGQGYMFISQFAMYPLNWSDEEAQAFMHLAEVMENIRPLLKPAFESAYEKVVAASQKNKTERVEWSEQISGLFKAGLPAWQNENNDSQNQSLITLLQSGISQNTIEGEYLSQGKKGIVRIDPYCLIPREYRFELLGYCHLSEKLRIFQVSRLQRIRILPRTFRKEDYLMQSHFRIPWAYEGSAEWTAFKIRFAPHAVERVMQEQFFMRPILTIEPEGSLLFEAILSDVDEFLVWISKYGPDAEILEPEICRIKMKERLNYWQQMYNKS; encoded by the coding sequence TTGAAACAACATCGTGGAGGGTCCGGCAAAATGACAGACCGACTAATCCGATTAATGCGCATTATCACACTGGTGCAGGCCAAGCCGGGTATACTGGCACGTGAGCTCGCCCAGCGATGCGAGACGACGGAAAGGACGATATACCGCGACATGGAGGCCCTCAGTGCAATGCATATCCCGATCGCCAATATGGGACACGGACAAGGGTACATGTTTATCAGCCAATTTGCCATGTATCCGCTAAATTGGTCTGATGAAGAAGCCCAAGCTTTCATGCATCTTGCTGAAGTTATGGAGAATATTCGTCCTTTGCTAAAACCTGCTTTTGAGAGCGCTTATGAGAAAGTGGTTGCTGCGAGTCAGAAAAACAAAACAGAACGAGTGGAATGGTCGGAGCAAATTAGTGGATTGTTCAAAGCGGGATTGCCAGCATGGCAAAATGAAAACAACGATTCGCAGAATCAATCCCTGATTACCCTGCTTCAGTCTGGCATTTCACAGAACACCATTGAAGGGGAGTATCTGTCTCAAGGTAAAAAAGGGATCGTACGTATAGATCCTTACTGTCTTATCCCTCGTGAATACAGATTTGAGCTGTTAGGGTATTGTCACCTGTCGGAGAAACTTCGAATATTTCAGGTGAGCCGGCTGCAAAGGATACGGATATTGCCACGCACGTTTCGCAAAGAGGATTATCTGATGCAATCGCACTTCCGCATTCCTTGGGCATACGAGGGAAGTGCGGAGTGGACTGCGTTCAAAATTCGATTTGCACCCCATGCTGTGGAGCGTGTGATGCAGGAGCAATTTTTTATGCGACCCATCCTAACCATTGAACCGGAAGGTAGCCTGTTATTTGAAGCCATATTAAGTGATGTTGACGAATTTCTTGTATGGATATCTAAATATGGACCTGATGCGGAAATTCTCGAACCTGAGATTTGCCGCATCAAGATGAAAGAACGCCTAAACTATTGGCAACAAATGTACAATAAAAGTTGA
- a CDS encoding 3'-5' exonuclease, producing the protein MPYIIYDLEFTVSRNTRYSSEIIDIGAVKVTESADGLVVTDTFHTYVRPSNKSVLSTDTIQFTGITQKDIDAAPLFPAALNQFIAWMGSDPYYMCSWGPDDRSKLISHCRTHQLDVAWITNHNDLQQQWSRTVRKEGKFRQLGLAQALEICGIEFDGTQHRALDDAINTAKVFMHQFDRFTLENNCAADDEGITSKVVYSSSTEDEEKESPFGNLASLFKTKE; encoded by the coding sequence ATGCCATATATCATATATGATCTTGAATTCACGGTAAGCCGCAATACTCGCTATTCTTCTGAAATTATTGATATCGGTGCCGTCAAAGTTACGGAAAGTGCGGATGGATTGGTTGTAACGGATACGTTCCATACGTATGTTCGTCCTTCCAATAAGTCTGTTCTGTCCACTGACACAATTCAATTTACAGGTATCACACAGAAAGATATTGATGCAGCCCCCCTTTTTCCGGCAGCACTGAATCAATTCATCGCCTGGATGGGAAGTGACCCCTATTACATGTGTTCCTGGGGACCCGATGACCGCAGCAAACTGATCTCTCATTGTCGCACCCATCAACTTGATGTGGCCTGGATCACCAATCATAACGATCTTCAGCAGCAATGGTCCCGTACCGTTCGCAAAGAAGGCAAGTTCCGTCAACTCGGTCTCGCTCAGGCTCTTGAAATCTGCGGAATTGAATTTGATGGTACCCAGCACCGTGCTTTGGATGATGCCATTAATACAGCCAAGGTGTTTATGCATCAATTTGACCGATTCACTCTCGAAAACAACTGTGCAGCCGATGATGAGGGCATTACATCCAAGGTTGTCTATTCCAGCTCCACAGAAGATGAAGAGAAAGAATCCCCTTTTGGCAATCTGGCAAGCCTTTTCAAAACCAAAGAGTAA
- a CDS encoding AIM24 family protein, giving the protein MNIHLNNAEASGAGQVVTFSLIKDDRLHILHPQQIVAFRGPSGSRNDKFMNITGIYRKKKLIKSEITGPCQFVAALPPGFTMKEVELTEDSDLLYDFRHLFFYSDGVTMHTKIQKIKNMLITRDAVKMKFSGKGKIGLLTQGQVCQQELHPTAPLYVDAGSIIAYPENAHLELTVYGNNLASQHMNYHWKMTGHGSVLFQAGRENRRLEQDLNDEGLFKRILKEVIPFGNVLIK; this is encoded by the coding sequence ATGAACATACACCTGAACAATGCTGAAGCAAGCGGAGCAGGACAAGTCGTTACATTTTCACTGATTAAAGATGACCGCCTTCATATTTTGCATCCGCAGCAAATTGTGGCCTTCCGCGGTCCAAGTGGGAGTCGCAATGACAAATTCATGAATATCACGGGCATATATCGCAAAAAAAAGCTGATTAAATCCGAAATCACCGGACCCTGCCAATTTGTGGCTGCCCTGCCTCCCGGATTCACGATGAAGGAAGTGGAGCTCACGGAGGACAGTGATCTGCTCTACGACTTCCGCCACCTGTTCTTCTACTCGGATGGTGTAACCATGCATACCAAAATCCAGAAAATCAAAAACATGCTGATCACCCGTGATGCAGTGAAAATGAAATTTTCCGGCAAAGGCAAAATCGGATTGCTCACCCAAGGCCAAGTCTGCCAACAGGAACTTCATCCAACAGCGCCGCTCTATGTGGATGCTGGCAGCATTATTGCCTATCCCGAAAATGCACATCTTGAACTCACCGTATATGGTAACAACCTTGCCAGTCAGCATATGAATTATCATTGGAAGATGACAGGACATGGATCTGTACTCTTTCAGGCTGGACGTGAGAATCGCCGCTTGGAACAGGATCTTAACGATGAGGGACTGTTCAAACGAATTCTGAAAGAAGTTATCCCTTTCGGCAATGTATTGATCAAATAA